The Ahaetulla prasina isolate Xishuangbanna chromosome 4, ASM2864084v1, whole genome shotgun sequence genome has a window encoding:
- the ABHD4 gene encoding (Lyso)-N-acylphosphatidylethanolamine lipase isoform X1: MSHLKNVEARILQCLQNRFVARYVPLPNQAKIWTISLSPQWGKGRTPLVMVHGFGGGIGLWILNLDSLSHRRPLHAFDLLGFGRSSRPPFPNDAQGAEEAFVSSIEAWREEMGIPNMILLGHSLGGFLAASYSLQYPERVKHLILVDPWGFPTRPSDPAQVRTAPTWIKAVATVLGRSNPLAVLRVAGPWGPGLVQRFRPDFKQKFANFFDDDTISEYIYHCNAQTPSGEAAFKAMTESLGWARRPMLQRIHMIRRDLPITLIYGANSWIDTSTGEKVRYLRPGCYVNDMVRPWPREWGFYKHGHQA, translated from the exons ATGTCCCACCTCAAGAATGTGGAAGCTCGGATCCTGCAGT GCCTCCAGAACCGCTTTGTGGCCCGCTACGTGCCTCTCCCGAACCAGGCCAAGATCTGGACCATCTCACTGTCTCCACAATGGGGCAAGGGACGTACCCCTTTGGTGATGGTGCACGGCTTTGGGGGCGGCATCGGGCTCTGGATTCTCAACCTGGACTCGCTAAGCCACCGCCGTCCCCTCCACGCCTTTGACCTCCTGGGCTTCGGACGCAGCTCTCGCCCGCCGTTCCCCAATGACGCCCAAGGGGCCGAGGAAGCCTTTGTGAGCTCCATCGAGGCCTGGCGCGAGGAGATGGGCATCCCCAACATGATCTTGCTGGGCCACAGCTTGGGCGGGTTCCTGGCAGCCTCGTATAGCTTACAGTACCCGGAGAG GGTGAAACATCTAATCCTGGTGGATCCTTGGGGCTTCCCCACACGACCATCTGATCCAGCTCAGGTCCGTACTGCTCCAACTTGGATCAAGGCTGTAGCTACTGTGTTGGGACGGTCCAACCCTCTGGCCGTCCTTCGAGTTGCAGGACCTTGGG GTCCTGGGCTAGTCCAGCGGTTCCGTCCAGATTTTAAGCAGAAGTTTGCCAATTTTTTTGACGATGATACCATCTCTGAATACATCTACCACTGCAACGCCCAGACGCCGAG TGGAGAGGCAGCGTTCAAGGCCATGACCGAATCCCTCGGATGGGCCCGCCGTCCCATGTTGCAACGCATCCACATGATTCGGCGTGACTTGCCCATCACCCTCATCTACGGAGCCAACTCCTGGATCGATACCAGCACTGGGGAGAAGGTCAGGTACCTACGGCCAGGATGCTACGTTAATGACATGGTAAGACCTTGGCCCAGAGAATGGGGCTTCTATAAACATGGACATCAGGCATAA
- the ABHD4 gene encoding (Lyso)-N-acylphosphatidylethanolamine lipase isoform X2, whose product MEEDLEPSSQGWLGGWLPAWRPTSMSHLKNVEARILQCLQNRFVARYVPLPNQAKIWTISLSPQWGKGRTPLVMVHGFGGGIGLWILNLDSLSHRRPLHAFDLLGFGRSSRPPFPNDAQGAEEAFVSSIEAWREEMGIPNMILLGHSLGGFLAASYSLQYPERVKHLILVDPWGFPTRPSDPAQVRTAPTWIKAVATVLGRSNPLAVLRVAGPWGPGLVQRFRPDFKQKFANFFDDDTISEYIYHCNAQTPSGEAAFKAMTESLGWARRPMLQRIHMIRRDLPITLIYGANSWIDTSTGEKVRYLRPGCYVNDMAIPGASHHVYADQPRAFNTAVEQICDSVD is encoded by the exons GTCCCAAGGCTGGCTAGGTGGTTGGTTGCCAGCCTGGCGGCCCACATCTATGTCCCACCTCAAGAATGTGGAAGCTCGGATCCTGCAGT GCCTCCAGAACCGCTTTGTGGCCCGCTACGTGCCTCTCCCGAACCAGGCCAAGATCTGGACCATCTCACTGTCTCCACAATGGGGCAAGGGACGTACCCCTTTGGTGATGGTGCACGGCTTTGGGGGCGGCATCGGGCTCTGGATTCTCAACCTGGACTCGCTAAGCCACCGCCGTCCCCTCCACGCCTTTGACCTCCTGGGCTTCGGACGCAGCTCTCGCCCGCCGTTCCCCAATGACGCCCAAGGGGCCGAGGAAGCCTTTGTGAGCTCCATCGAGGCCTGGCGCGAGGAGATGGGCATCCCCAACATGATCTTGCTGGGCCACAGCTTGGGCGGGTTCCTGGCAGCCTCGTATAGCTTACAGTACCCGGAGAG GGTGAAACATCTAATCCTGGTGGATCCTTGGGGCTTCCCCACACGACCATCTGATCCAGCTCAGGTCCGTACTGCTCCAACTTGGATCAAGGCTGTAGCTACTGTGTTGGGACGGTCCAACCCTCTGGCCGTCCTTCGAGTTGCAGGACCTTGGG GTCCTGGGCTAGTCCAGCGGTTCCGTCCAGATTTTAAGCAGAAGTTTGCCAATTTTTTTGACGATGATACCATCTCTGAATACATCTACCACTGCAACGCCCAGACGCCGAG TGGAGAGGCAGCGTTCAAGGCCATGACCGAATCCCTCGGATGGGCCCGCCGTCCCATGTTGCAACGCATCCACATGATTCGGCGTGACTTGCCCATCACCCTCATCTACGGAGCCAACTCCTGGATCGATACCAGCACTGGGGAGAAGGTCAGGTACCTACGGCCAGGATGCTACGTTAATGACATG GCCATccccggagcctcccaccacgtCTACGCTGACCAACCCCGGGCCTTCAACACCGCGGTGGAACAAATCTGCGACTCCGTGGACTGA